CCGCAATGGTGATGGTGGCGCCGTTGTCCAGCGTGATGACCAGCGGAGTGCCGGTGACCGCGTTGCTGACCGTGGCAGAGAGGGTCGCCGTGCCGGCACCTTCGTCTACCGTGACGTCACCCAGCGTGACCGTCGTGGTGTTAATTGTGTCAATAACCTCAAACTCCACAGGAGCGGGGTCGAACTCAAGAACTTCATTCGCACCACCGCCGGTCATGCTGACGATATGGACCGCTTCTTCAGAAGGATCAACATACGGGTCGTCGCCTTGAACAGGAATAGGATCGGAGGAACCACTCAACTGACCGGCTGGAATAATGATCACAGCCCCATTAGAAAGGGTAATAGTGATATCGCCAGCAGACACTTTGTCGAGTGTGACGGTATATACAACGTCGCTACCTTCCGGAATGCCCTGGGCCTCAACATCCAACTCGATTTCGAGCAGGCTGCCGACAATAGTCGTCGTCGGCACGGCCTCATCTTCAACCGGTGGCAGTTC
This Verrucomicrobiia bacterium DNA region includes the following protein-coding sequences:
- a CDS encoding retention module-containing protein; this encodes MADVKQVASGATLESIGTVKTVVGTVKAVDQSGAERILQAGDKVYANETIVTADGGLVLIEFADGSHLDLASASQMILDSDVFNPANAAPKGEELTAEQIQEMIARGEDPTAVTEATAAGAGAGDEGGSSFIVVDFNNTQGDVNSGFNTLGIPGPESTTFTELPPVEDEAVPTTTIVGSLLEIELDVEAQGIPEGSDVVYTVTLDKVSAGDITITLSNGAVIIIPAGQLSGSSDPIPVQGDDPYVDPSEEAVHIVSMTGGGANEVLEFDPAPVEFEVIDTINTTTVTLGDVTVDEGAGTATLSATVSNAVTGTPLVITLDNGATITIA